The Sphingobium sp. EP60837 DNA segment CAGCCCCCAAAATATGTGTGCGGCGATGATGTCTATTGCATCAACGGAGACTGCGAAGCGATCAGCCGAGAGGCATCGACCGAGTTCAAGGATGTGCTGACGGCGCTGCACGCGATCGACACGGCGGGCAAGGATTTCGACCCCGATGACATGCATGTGTTTCCCGGGACCCGGGACACCTGCCACAAGCCGATCTTCGGTGTCGTCAATTGCTGCGCGGGCAAGGTCTCCGGGCTGCTGCCGCTTGGCATCGGCGGAGCAGCGCTTAGCGGCGCGATCAGCGGCAATGTCGCGGCTCTCGCCGGCGTCGCCACACAATTCCTCACGACCTTCCTCTGCTCGACCGATGAGAAGATGCTCGATGTAAAGGATCGCATGGGCTTTTGCACCTTCGTGGGCAGCTATTGCTCGAGCAGTGTTCTTGGCGTGTGCAAGACCAAGCGGAAGACCTATTGCTGTTTTGAGAGCAAGCTCTCGCGCATTCTTCAGGAGCAGGGCCGACCGCAGATCAACAAGCCGTTCGGCAAGCCCAAATCCGAACAGTGCGAAGGCTTCACGGTCGAAGAATTCTCGCGCCTTGATCTATCGGTGATGGACTTCACCGACGTCTACTCCGACTTCATGGACGCCGCACGGATGCCTGACGAAGTCGAGACGATGAACGACATTCAACAGAAAATACAGGACTATTATGAACTGCATAGTCAGTGACTTTTGGACATCTGGTCGGGAGAATCACGCATGAAAACCCCGGCAACGCTCTCGATGCTGCTGCTGGCCCTCTCCCCTATCGCAGCGCCGGTGCGCGCACAGGACGCGGGTGCTCATGGCGACACCCAGCGGCAGGACAATGATTTCTACTGCGGTGAACGCCGGCTCGGCCAGTGGTTCTATTGCAGCAAACCCAAGGCTCCGGAGAAACAGTCACCGGCAGCGCCACAGGCGAGTGCGGCCGATCGCATGGCAGCGATCACCAGGGAACTGGATGAGCTCAAGGCCAAGGCGATCCTCGACCCGACCGAGGACAATGTGATCGCCTATGTCCGCTTTCAGCGTGAGCAGCTGGACCGAGCCTCAACCTTCTCGGACACCTGGCAGCGCGCGCTCTGGCAGAACCCGGACCTCGACTATACCTTGCAACGCCCGGTCAACACGGTGGGCAAGCGGGCCTGGCTCGACAACCGTAAGGCCGATCGCGATGCGGTGCTGACCAACCTTGGCCAGCGGTACGGGCTTTTCTATTTCTACGCGCACAGCTGCGGCGCCTGCGACATATTCGCGCCGATCCTGCGTTCGGTCGCGGA contains these protein-coding regions:
- a CDS encoding conjugal transfer protein TraF is translated as MKTPATLSMLLLALSPIAAPVRAQDAGAHGDTQRQDNDFYCGERRLGQWFYCSKPKAPEKQSPAAPQASAADRMAAITRELDELKAKAILDPTEDNVIAYVRFQREQLDRASTFSDTWQRALWQNPDLDYTLQRPVNTVGKRAWLDNRKADRDAVLTNLGQRYGLFYFYAHSCGACDIFAPILRSVADSHRMAVMAVSMDGGPSRDFPNYVVDTGQRSRMGVPGNETPALVLFDTATKRAIPVGFGILSGDEIMDRIFMLTNTKVGSDF